The nucleotide sequence GTTGTTCTGCAAACAAATCTGGTAATACAGAAGGATAAATAACCGGAGATTCACCTTCCCCTAGCCATTGCCATTGAATATTCGTTAAAACCGGATTATTAATCTGACGGAAAAATTGCTCTACCACCTGATTAACCGGTTCATCGTGGCGTATAATGCGAGCAAGACCCCGTCCTATCTCAGCAATGCGGTTAAGTAGAAAACGATTAACCGAACTTCCAGCACCAAAACTATAGAGACGGTTTCCCGGCTTCAAATGCTGTTGCACTTCGGCTAAAATTTGATTTTCATTGCCAATATACCCATCCGTTAACAGTACAATACTCCGCAAACGCCCCGCATCTGTTATCGGAAAATTTAAAACCGCACGAATACCCCGCATTAATTCCGTTCCACCCCCTGCCGTTAAGCGATTGATATAATTGAGGGCCAAAGACCGATTTTGAGATGTATTCGCCAGAGGCACCGGTGAAAGTTGTTGAGTGGTATCGGAAAAATCGATAATGCTAAAGGTATCATCCGGATTAAGTCCATTGATGAAATGCCGCATCAACTCCTGACACTGAGCTAAAGGAGCGCCCATTTGAGAGCCAGAAGTATCTATCAAAAACACCACATCTTTAGGCACAATTTGACTCGGTTGATATTTAATAGCCGGAATAAGATACAGGGCAAAATGTCCGCCTCGCTCATCTCCTTGAGTTAAAACAGCCGCTTCTGTGCGATCACCTGCCACCTGATAACGCAAAATAAAGTCTTTATTAGGAATCGTATCGCCGCCAGCTAATTTTACCTGTTTAATCCGTTCCTTTGACTCAATCTGAATTTGATGAGAAGGTGAGCTAATAGCCGCAATTTCTACCCCTGCATCAATTTCTAGCGTCACATTAATATCATGTCTAGAGCGGGTTCCGGGGGGAACGATAGGCGCATTCAAGCGCGAAGCATCCGGCACGAGATCAGTATCTTGATTTTGAGTCATGGGGGAGGGGGCTGAACCCTTACCGGTGGGGCTTTCTTCGATGGTTATACCCGGAATGTAACGCGGTCCGACAACCATCGGAAAGACAAACTCATAATTACCGCCCTCAAAATTTAGGCTATCGGTATAACGGATGATGACATCTATTTGTTCACCAGGTTTGATATTAGCAAGAGACTGAGTAAAGATATTATCTCGTTCTTGTTCGAGTAAGCCGGCTGTTCGTCCTTGTTGTTTCGCTTGTTCATAGATGGCTTTTGCTTCTTGACGTTTTTTGATGCTGCCTTGTATGGTGCGTTCACCGATGCGAATCAGCATATCATCTACAGCCGCTTCATCCGGTAAAGGGAAAATATAAGCGGCTTCTAGAGTAGTTGTAAAGGGATTTTCAAAACTTTGAGTAACTTCTACTCGCCCAATATTACCAGCAATTTTAGCCTCTACTTCAGTGTGTTTGAGGGGAAAAGCAATTTGCTGACCTTCAGGAGTCTGGACATATAAACCGGCGGGTTGGCGTTCAAGGGTTTGAGTCATAATACACGCTCCTATATGCTTATTTATCTTCTTGTCTTCAGTGTAGGGGCGTTACCGGGTCAAGAATGCTCAGTTTTGTGTTCAGGAGCGGCTCAGTATATATCGGTAGGGTGGGCTAATTCTGCAATTAGCCTTAAATAATGTGGCAGAGGCTCAAATTGCTGCTAATGGTGACATACATTTAGCCGCCCATCAGCACACTATTCAACAAATCCTGTCTCAACAATCAAATTTAGATGTTCCTGCGTTATTAAAAATGATAGATGATTTGGGCTTTAAGCTTTCTGTCACTCCTAAAAACCATCTTTAGTTAGATCATCTCCACAAAAAAGAAGATTAATTGTTTTAATTTTCTCTGAACATCTAACCCGGGTTAGGGGGAATTTTTCCGAATTTTAGTCAATATGTAAAGTATTAAAGCTGTTTTAGGCTTAATACTTTAAGGATTGAATTAGAGGAAAACTCAACATGGTAACAACTTTAGAAAATAAAAACCGACAAGCAATCGCTGAAAGATTAGCGGACGTTAAAGCCTTTCAAAATTTAATTATCTCCAATGAGCAAAAACTGCTCGAGACTTGTCAAGATCAAGATCTCCGTGAACGTCTCCAGAATATGCTCTCTGATGACCAAAAAAACTTAGGCATTATCGACACAGTAATTGTTCAGTACGGCGTTCAATCTGAGCCTAATCCTGCTAGTCAAAAAATCATCGAGCAGTATGAGCAATTGATGTCGAGCAATGACATAAGTTTATACCAAAAATTCATTCAGCTTGAAACCCTTAAACATGGTCAATGTATGAGTGGAATTGTTATTCACAAAGCCGCTCAAAAAGTTGGGGCTGATATTGAAGTGGCCCTTGGCCCTCTAAATACCGTCAATTTTGAAAATCGCGCTCACCAAGAACAGCTTAAAGGTATTCTCGAACAAGTAGGTGTCCGCGAAATGACCGGCCAAGATGCTGATCAAGGACTCTGGGCACGGGTGCAAGATGCTGTTGCCGCTTTATCTGGTGTGGCCGGTAGCGTCATGACTCAAAATACCGATAAACAAGATATGAACATCCAGACTCTTATTCGGCTGGATCATAACAAGGTAAATACTATTTTTACTGAAATCGGAGCTACCAAAGACCCTCAAAAACTTCAAGAGTATTTCGGGCAACTGTACAAAGATTTACTAGCACACGCTCAAGCTGAAGAAGAAGAGGTTTACCCCAATGTTCGCTCATTCTATGGTGATAACGACACGCAAGAGCTTTATGATGAGCAAGCACAAATGAAGCAAATGCTCGATGAAATTAAAGCTATTGATCCGACTAATGCTGATCAGTTCAGATCAAAAATTAAAGACTTAATGGATGTAGTCGGCGATCACGTTCGTCAGGAAGAAAGCACGTTATTTATGGCCATTGATAGAAATTGTTCTGATGAACAAAAAGAGCAAATGGCAACTCGTTTTAAAGCGGCTAAGAGCAAAATTCAACAAGGCATGGCAGAGTCCGTCAAGTAATTTATTGACTTCTTGATCATGCTATTAATTTTCCCCTAACTTTAGCCCCCCAAGTTGACGCTCTTGTTGGGGGGATTTTTAATGTACAGTGTAAATTTACTGTGCCCACCTGATGCTAGTTGAGCCACAATAAATATAATCGGCTATCTCAACAAATCTATGGCGAATTCCCTACGAGCATCAACACAAGGACTGGAAATCGTAGATAGAGCAAGGCAACGTCGGGGTTGGACGAAAACTAGCACGGCTCGATGGTGGCAAGATGCCCATACTTCTAGGGCCACTCTGCGCCGCTTCTGGCAGGGTGAGCGTATTCAACAAGATATTTTTATTGCTATTTGTCAGGCAGTGGGAATTAGTAATTGGCAAGCGATCACAGCCGCTAATGAGGTTCCAGACTCTCCTACTCCTCGTTTTCATTGGGATGAAGCCCCAGATCTCGAAAATTTTTACGGGCGACATGAGGAATTAGATCAATTAGAACAGTGGATTATCAATGATCGCTGTAAATTAGTCGTTATTGTTGGACTTGCCGGTATTGGCAAAACTTCACTAGCACTGGCTTTAAGCGATCATATTCAACAAAAATTCGAAAAAATCATCTGGAAATCCCTTCAAACTCCACGCCCCTTGATTAGTCTATTGGATAGCCTTCTAAACACCTTGGATAACCCAACTGCCGCTCAGATTGAACAGGGCATCATTCAACTCCTAGATTATTTGCAAAAACATCGCTGTTTGTTGATTTTAGATGGATGGGAAACCACGCTAGAGGCAGAACAGAAACCAACTTATCATCAATTCTTACAACGTTTAAGCCATGCTCGTCACCAAAGTTGCTTATTAATCACTAGCCGCGAGAAACCATCTGTCATTGAAATTGAGACAAAAGCACGCTGTTTGAGTTTAAAAGGATTACAAGCAGCAGATGCTTTAATGTTACTAAAAGCCGCAGGATTTAACGGTCAAGAACTAGGATTATCTGCCTTAATTAAAATTTACCGAGGTAATCCCTTAGCCCTGAAAATGGTTACTCCTTTGATTCAATCTCTTTTTGGGGGAAATGTGAGTGCATTTCTCAGTCAAAATACCTGGGTTGTTGGGGAGCTATTACGAAACATTTTTCAGCAACAATTTGAGCGGCTTTCTTGCTTAGAGCGTGATCTTCTTTACTGGTTAGCTATCTGGCAAGAGCCGGTTTCCTTGTGCCGCCTGCAATCTTATTTACTACCATCTACTGATCCCTGTGAAGTTTTAGAAGCCATTGTGGCGTTAGAAAGGCGATCACTATTAGAAAAATGGTGGAGTGATGAGCAACCCTCTTTTACCCTACAACCGTTACTTATGAAGATAGTCAAAGATAAATTGGTTGAGCAAGCCGCCGCCGAAATTTCTCAGGTTTTACAAACTAATGATCTTCGTTATTTTAACGTGTTAAGAACTCATTGCTTATTACGTCCGGGTACTGATGTATTTGTTGGGGATTACCTGTTAAGTCGACTTCGGGAGCAATTGTGGCGAGTATATGGGCCAGAACTTCAACAAATTCTCGAACGACTTTTAGGGCAATTGCAAGGAAAAAAACCGTTATTAATTGGTTATATTGCTTGTAATTTAGTTTTTATTAGCAAACAATTCTAGATAAGTAGTCGTGTTCTGTCTGGTTTTTCTTTTATCATTGCTCATCTTCAATGTTTATTAACTCTAATATTTCATCAAAAGCTAATTTATTTAGCATGGATGTTAGAGTTTTAACCAACAGAGAATCCTGTTGAGGAATTTGGGTAATTAATTGATCAATTCGTTTTTCTCTGGCACTGAGTACAGCACTTTGTAGGGTTTTTCTCCATTCAGCAGGCATTTTTTGAATTTCTGATCTTAAATTCTCGAGACGAGAAGAATCGCTAACTCCAATGGCATCAGACTGTTGATAATGGTAACGAACGCCTAAATGTTCAGCTATCTTGTCAAAAATTTTTTCTTTTCGGAAAGGTTTAGCGACAAAATCATCGCAGCCGGCCTTGACAACTGTCATCTTATGTGTATCTAACACACTGGCTGTGAGAGCAATAATTTTAGTTGGTCGTTGATTTTGACTGGGGTGCGGAACGAGTTCCGCACTGAGTGACTCTTTTTCTCGAATTTGTCGAGTCGCTTGATACCCATCTAGAACCGGCATTCGCATATCCATCCAAATTAAATTCGGATGCCAACTTTCCCAAATTTCCACAGCTTGTTGTCCATTTTCAGCTTCACGAACTTGAAAACCCAGAGGAGATAAAAGATTAACTAACATCAGACGACTTTCCCATTTATCGTCAGCTACTAGGATGCGATAGGGCGGTTGTGATGGGGCAAGACCTATAATTTGATGAGTTTGATTCGGTTTTGAAACTCGGGTAGATTCGCTGTGAGTAACCGGAATCTCAAAACTAAAAGTTGAGCCTTTATGGAGTGTACTATTGACAGAAATATTTCCGCCCATTAATTCTACAAATTTTTGACTGATAGGTAAGCCTAAACCCGTGCCTTCTTGAGATTTTCTGCCGCTTACCGTTTGAACAAACGCTTGAAATAAAATATCGAGTTCTTCAGTCCCAATCCCGGGGCCAGTATCTTCCACTTCAAAAAGAATAGCTTGGGAATTTTCTGGCGAGACTCGAACTCGTAACATGACGCTACCGGTTTCAGTAAATTTTATTCCATTCCCAATCAAATTAATTAACACCTGACGAAGTTTACTTTCATCGGTTTTGATATATTGGGGAACGTCTGGATCACAGTGAAAAATGAGTTGTAAATTTTTCGATTGAGCTTTTAATTGAAACATTTCTTCTAAAATATTTAAAAGGCGGTACAAATCAAAATCATTTTCATTTAAAGTAATTCTACCGGCCTCAATTTTGGACATTTCTAGCACATCATTGAGCAGACTAAGTAAATGTTCTCCAGAGCGCCCAATAATTCCCACAAAGTCCTGTTGTTTTTGATTTAAAGATGAATCACGGGCTAGAAGTTGAGTAAAGCCTAAAATAGCATTAAGAGGCGTTCGCAATTCATGACTCATATTAGCCAGGAATTCGCTTTTGGCTTGGTTAGCCGCATCAGCCCTTTCTTTGGCTTTTTTGAGTTCTTCAATGAGTTCAGCTTGCTGTAGGGCCACGCCTAACTGATCTCCGACTCGAGTTAATAAAGAAATCTCTGAGTCTTCCCAGTGACGAGGGACTCGATTTTGGTAAGCGCCTAATAACCCCCAAAGTTTTTCCCCAACAAAAACCGGGGCCACAAGATAGGCTCGGATTTCAAAAATTTTTAAAAGTTCCAGATGACAGGCACTAAGCTTCTTTTGATCAATATCATCAACGGCGAAGGTTTCATGATTATGGTAGCGGCTGGCTTGGGTATCTTGGAAATAGGTATCTCGCCAGACGGTTTTTGTGTTGCCCACAATTAAAGGAATCCAACCTTCTGCAAGGGATTCATAGACAAATTCTCCATTCCAGTCAGGAAAGAAACGATAAACAACTACCCGATCACAGTTAAAAATTTGTCGAAGTTCCTGAGTGGTGGATTCAAAAATTGTATCAATATCTAAAGTTTGACGAACTCTTTCGATCACTCGGGCTAAAGTACGCTCTTGTTGAGCTACTTGTGCCTGTTGTTCTTTTTGAAGCTCTACTTGGGCTAAAGCGATTTGAAGCTCTGTGGAGCGATTTTGTGCCTGAACTAATAATTCTGCCTGTTGTAAGGCAACCCCTAATTGAATGGCTATTTTGCGGACAAATTCTATTTCTTGTGGCTGCCAAGAGCGTGCTGTTGAACAATGATGAATACACAGTAACCCCCAAAGTTCATTCCCTTTGAGTAAGGGTAAAACGAGATTCGCTTTGACTTGAAACTCGGCGAGAATCTCTAGGTGACAATCACTCAAACCCGCTTGCTCAATGTCAGGGATGGCTAAAACGTAACCTTCTTGATAATAATTGGCATGATGTTCTCCAAAACAGCGATCCTGGATTTTTTTGGCTAAAACAGAACTATAAGGAAAGATCACATCTTCTGAGACAAATTCTCCCTCTTGGTAGCCGGAACTAGCATAAAATTGAAAGATTCCCACACGATCGGCTCCGAGGAGATGACGAATCTCGCGAGTGGCTGTCTGGAAAATGGTAGCCAGTTCTAGGGAGTTACGAATTTTGTCAATGACTTCAGCTAAAGCTTTTTCTTGTTGAGCTTCTTGGGCTAACTCCCTTGCCCGTTTTTGTAATTCTGTATCGAGGGTCGTTTGTAGGAGTGCAGAGCGTTGTTGGGTTTGGGCGAGTAATTCGGCTTGTTGAATCGCTACGCCTAATTGTGCCGCAATTTGAACCAAAAAATTAATTTCCGTCTCTTCCCAATGACGAAGGCCTGAATTTTGATAAGTGGCGAGTAATCCCCATAACTTTTCCCCTTCATAAATAGCGACGATTACATAAGCTTTTGCCTGACAGATTTCTAAGATCTTAATGTAGCATTCAGAAAAACCGGCGTTATAAATATCATTACACACTCTAAACAAATCATTTTGGCTGAAGCCCCCAGAAGTGTTTTTTAAATAAGTATCTGTCAGTTGAGGATTGACGAGATTTTTAACACTACATTCGCTGATATTGCCGCACAGTTCTAGATGAGAAAATTGAAGGTCCATTAAAGAAGTCCATCCGTGAGCTACGGTGTCTACAATAAATTCTCCACTCCAATCAGGATTAAAACGATAAATTGCTACGCGATCCCCTTTAATTAACTGTAGAACTTCGCCGGTAGTGGTTTGAAAAATCGTATTGAGGTCTAGTGAGCGTCGAATTTTGTTGATAATTGCGGCAATGGCTTGTTCTCGTTGAATTGAAGCGGCAAGTTGCTCAGATTGTCGTTGAAGTTGACCAATTTGTTCGGCTTGTTGTACCGCAATCCCTAAATGAAGGGCGATTTGTCTGACAAATTCAATCTCTCCATCTTGCCAGTGCCTCGGTTGGTAGCATTGATGAATACACAATAAACCCCAAAGTTCTTTTTCATTGAGTAAAGGAACCACTAAGTTAGCCCGGATGTTAAATTGCTTGAGCAGGTCCCGATAACAGTCTTCTAGGGTGATCTGTTCAATGTCACTAAAGGTATGAATTCGTCCTTGCTGATATTTGTCTCGATGTTTTTGCTCAAAACAGAGGTCTTCAATGGTAATGTTAAGGGCTGATGAGAGAGGGGGAAGAACATCTTCAGCCACAAATTCCCCGACAGTGCCCTGGGTTTTTGGCTTGAAACGAAAGATCGCCACTCGATCGGCTTTGAGCAGTTGACGGACTTCTTGGGCTGTAGAATTAAAAATCGTGGTTAAATCGAGAGATTCTCTTATTTTGGCTATAACCGCCAATAAAGCTTTTTGTTGTTCAATTTGGCTTGATTTTAAATCATTAGTTTTCTCGAGTTGCTTAAAGCGTCTATGGAGTTCCGAGAATTGATGAGTTAACCGTCGCCAAATAGGCTTTGCTAATGGGGGTT is from Gloeothece verrucosa PCC 7822 and encodes:
- a CDS encoding VIT domain-containing protein, which encodes MTQTLERQPAGLYVQTPEGQQIAFPLKHTEVEAKIAGNIGRVEVTQSFENPFTTTLEAAYIFPLPDEAAVDDMLIRIGERTIQGSIKKRQEAKAIYEQAKQQGRTAGLLEQERDNIFTQSLANIKPGEQIDVIIRYTDSLNFEGGNYEFVFPMVVGPRYIPGITIEESPTGKGSAPSPMTQNQDTDLVPDASRLNAPIVPPGTRSRHDINVTLEIDAGVEIAAISSPSHQIQIESKERIKQVKLAGGDTIPNKDFILRYQVAGDRTEAAVLTQGDERGGHFALYLIPAIKYQPSQIVPKDVVFLIDTSGSQMGAPLAQCQELMRHFINGLNPDDTFSIIDFSDTTQQLSPVPLANTSQNRSLALNYINRLTAGGGTELMRGIRAVLNFPITDAGRLRSIVLLTDGYIGNENQILAEVQQHLKPGNRLYSFGAGSSVNRFLLNRIAEIGRGLARIIRHDEPVNQVVEQFFRQINNPVLTNIQWQWLGEGESPVIYPSVLPDLFAEQPLVLFGRKSARLAGKLQVSGIAAGGTGYQQTFELNFQETGNPAIAQLWGRSRIKALMNQMVQGDTKAGVEAVIDTALKYQLLSQYTAFVAVSDDVRVNPQEASVSVQVPVEMPDGISYEGIFGGVAQAQVLRSIEPAPKMAERIAPVSSYLSDFSVPPPAAAPMPPGVPSNDEIDKIIEPIQYYLQRSESLSPSSPNFYKLKIVKVTGLDASAIALLTQHLESVQLLVGATGDVVFEFDVDEGRVRRLVVDETLSSLPDKKVVGAIRRALLRWRAAKSVVAHVCLVIQVSV
- a CDS encoding hemerythrin domain-containing protein; translation: MVTTLENKNRQAIAERLADVKAFQNLIISNEQKLLETCQDQDLRERLQNMLSDDQKNLGIIDTVIVQYGVQSEPNPASQKIIEQYEQLMSSNDISLYQKFIQLETLKHGQCMSGIVIHKAAQKVGADIEVALGPLNTVNFENRAHQEQLKGILEQVGVREMTGQDADQGLWARVQDAVAALSGVAGSVMTQNTDKQDMNIQTLIRLDHNKVNTIFTEIGATKDPQKLQEYFGQLYKDLLAHAQAEEEEVYPNVRSFYGDNDTQELYDEQAQMKQMLDEIKAIDPTNADQFRSKIKDLMDVVGDHVRQEESTLFMAIDRNCSDEQKEQMATRFKAAKSKIQQGMAESVK
- a CDS encoding NB-ARC domain-containing protein yields the protein MANSLRASTQGLEIVDRARQRRGWTKTSTARWWQDAHTSRATLRRFWQGERIQQDIFIAICQAVGISNWQAITAANEVPDSPTPRFHWDEAPDLENFYGRHEELDQLEQWIINDRCKLVVIVGLAGIGKTSLALALSDHIQQKFEKIIWKSLQTPRPLISLLDSLLNTLDNPTAAQIEQGIIQLLDYLQKHRCLLILDGWETTLEAEQKPTYHQFLQRLSHARHQSCLLITSREKPSVIEIETKARCLSLKGLQAADALMLLKAAGFNGQELGLSALIKIYRGNPLALKMVTPLIQSLFGGNVSAFLSQNTWVVGELLRNIFQQQFERLSCLERDLLYWLAIWQEPVSLCRLQSYLLPSTDPCEVLEAIVALERRSLLEKWWSDEQPSFTLQPLLMKIVKDKLVEQAAAEISQVLQTNDLRYFNVLRTHCLLRPGTDVFVGDYLLSRLREQLWRVYGPELQQILERLLGQLQGKKPLLIGYIACNLVFISKQF
- a CDS encoding GAF domain-containing protein, which produces MSRKPPLAKPIWRRLTHQFSELHRRFKQLEKTNDLKSSQIEQQKALLAVIAKIRESLDLTTIFNSTAQEVRQLLKADRVAIFRFKPKTQGTVGEFVAEDVLPPLSSALNITIEDLCFEQKHRDKYQQGRIHTFSDIEQITLEDCYRDLLKQFNIRANLVVPLLNEKELWGLLCIHQCYQPRHWQDGEIEFVRQIALHLGIAVQQAEQIGQLQRQSEQLAASIQREQAIAAIINKIRRSLDLNTIFQTTTGEVLQLIKGDRVAIYRFNPDWSGEFIVDTVAHGWTSLMDLQFSHLELCGNISECSVKNLVNPQLTDTYLKNTSGGFSQNDLFRVCNDIYNAGFSECYIKILEICQAKAYVIVAIYEGEKLWGLLATYQNSGLRHWEETEINFLVQIAAQLGVAIQQAELLAQTQQRSALLQTTLDTELQKRARELAQEAQQEKALAEVIDKIRNSLELATIFQTATREIRHLLGADRVGIFQFYASSGYQEGEFVSEDVIFPYSSVLAKKIQDRCFGEHHANYYQEGYVLAIPDIEQAGLSDCHLEILAEFQVKANLVLPLLKGNELWGLLCIHHCSTARSWQPQEIEFVRKIAIQLGVALQQAELLVQAQNRSTELQIALAQVELQKEQQAQVAQQERTLARVIERVRQTLDIDTIFESTTQELRQIFNCDRVVVYRFFPDWNGEFVYESLAEGWIPLIVGNTKTVWRDTYFQDTQASRYHNHETFAVDDIDQKKLSACHLELLKIFEIRAYLVAPVFVGEKLWGLLGAYQNRVPRHWEDSEISLLTRVGDQLGVALQQAELIEELKKAKERADAANQAKSEFLANMSHELRTPLNAILGFTQLLARDSSLNQKQQDFVGIIGRSGEHLLSLLNDVLEMSKIEAGRITLNENDFDLYRLLNILEEMFQLKAQSKNLQLIFHCDPDVPQYIKTDESKLRQVLINLIGNGIKFTETGSVMLRVRVSPENSQAILFEVEDTGPGIGTEELDILFQAFVQTVSGRKSQEGTGLGLPISQKFVELMGGNISVNSTLHKGSTFSFEIPVTHSESTRVSKPNQTHQIIGLAPSQPPYRILVADDKWESRLMLVNLLSPLGFQVREAENGQQAVEIWESWHPNLIWMDMRMPVLDGYQATRQIREKESLSAELVPHPSQNQRPTKIIALTASVLDTHKMTVVKAGCDDFVAKPFRKEKIFDKIAEHLGVRYHYQQSDAIGVSDSSRLENLRSEIQKMPAEWRKTLQSAVLSAREKRIDQLITQIPQQDSLLVKTLTSMLNKLAFDEILELINIEDEQ